CCCAGGCTTTATGAAGTGCTTAGCAAAAATGGCAAGCATCATCCCAATCAGGAATTGATCCATCCTGCCGAGAAGCGTTAGGTACGCCGCATTGGTCACAGTTCCATTCCATGTCCAGTAGGCGTATTTGAAGAAGATGAAGATTGCCAGGATGCCTAGCAAGTATTTGACGCCGTACTTCGTCGCGAATAGCAGCAGGAAGGGGAATAGCAGGTAGAACTGGAGTTCAACAGCAATGGTCCATAGATGGCCAAACGCGGGCAGATCTACATGCGCCAAGCTGTTCACGAACGGGAAGAATAGGGATAGCGCTTGCTCGAAGGTGTATCTATCCTTCCAGCCGGTCAGCATAAAAATAACGCAGAGAAGGTATAGAGGATAGATCCGTAAGACGCGGTTCCTCATGAACTCGAAGTAGTTCAGATGCCTTCCCCAGCCGATGCTTGTCAGCAGATAGCCGCTAAGCACCATGAAGAGAGCCACGCCCGTGTGTCCTTGCTCGACGAAGGCACGTAGTGGGTTGTATGTGGATCGGCCGAGGCCGAATGCATCGGTATGACTGTGGTAGTAGATGACCAGGGCTGCGGCGATGAAGCGCAGGTGATCAAGCCGGGAAGAGTAGGCGATGTTCTTCGACTCGAAAGCGTGGCCCGCAACGGCGCTGATCACCCAGCCGCGTCGAAAGATGGCAGTAAGTATGCAGAAGCTACCTAAGAATAGAGCAGCCATGATGGACCAGCCCCAAATGGCGCGCGTAGATCTACTCCCTATCAATAGGTCTTCTAACCGGATTGTCACCGGAGAATCATTGGCAGAGTACAGATCGTAAGTGGTCGATTGGCCACCGACAGTGATCTTGGCTGCTCCTGACCAAGCGCTGCGCGTTATTACTATGGGCTTCAACTCCCCAGGTTGAAATGTGACGGTGAGGGGGGAAGAGGGATCACCGGTAGAAACGAACTTGTCGCCCTTGTCTAACCACTTCTGCGGATCGGCGGTTACTTGCTGCGAACTCTTTGCTAGCCAAATTTCCGAGGATTTGGCTGCTGGGTTATCGCTCGGAACCGGACTGATTGTTAGTGAAGTTATTGATTTGCCGAAGAACAGCGGCGTGAGCTTCGGGCTTAGAACCGCCGCCCCGATGTAAGCGACCAAAAGAGAGAAGAAAGCGGCCCAAACAAATGGCGTGGAACTTGCGTTTCGGTTCGTCATTGATGGAACTGTATCGGAGGTGATGGACGATTATATGAGTAGCCATCACTCATTGAGGAAAACCCTAACGCCCGTAGATGCGGGCTTTTTTGCATCAGAAGGAACGTTATGGAAGCAAGCCCTCTTGAAGGACGTGTATCCGCGCTCGAGCGGGAAATGGTCGGACTCAAGGCCACCATTCGTGCAGCCATAGCCGTGATGATTTTCATGGGCGGCGGGTACTGGTGGTATGCAAACAAGAGTGTCGACAAGCTCGAGCTGTTGGTAAGCAACGTCAACTCGATTCAGACGGATGTGCTGCTTATCAAGAAGGACAACGAGCGCAAGGACTGGGAGCGTCGCCTAATCACCCAGATGGTCAAGAAAGGGGGGGCACCCGATGTATCAAAAACTCTCAACGATGATTAGGTGTAGCCCATGAAGCTAGTACCCGAATGGCGCTCTTTGTGGCGCTCTCACTCCGTCCGATTTCAGGCTGCTGCGGCGGCCTTTTTTATTGCCCTTGGGAGTATGACCGATGTTGCTATCGAAGTTTGGCGCGGCCTTCCGGATGATATCCGAGGCGTTTTCCCGCCGTGGTTCATCTACGGGTTCGGTGTCGCCCTCATCGTTGGGGGTATCCTCAGCAAGTTCTATGTCCAGCGCAAGCTTACAGAAGCCCGCGACGCTCGCGTGGGGCAAGAAGGTCAGCCCGGAGTTCAGGGCGAAGGTGATAAGCCTTTGTGAACGTCTTGGGATAGAGCCAGATTATCTGATGGCTTGCATGGCGTTTGAGTCTGCTGAGACGTTCTCTCCCAGCATCTACAACGCAGCTGGTAGTGGGGCCGTAGGTCTGATCCAGTTCATGCCCACTACAGCGCGTTCCCTGGGTACAGCTACCGGCAATTTGGCAGCGCTCTCCGCGGTTGATCAGCTTGATTGGGTGGAGAAGTATTTCCAGCCCTACAAAGGCCGATTGAAGACTCTGAGCGACGTATACATGGCGATCCTATGGCCTGCTGCCATAGGCAAGCCGGAATCGTCATCCCTCTGGGCGCAGTCGGAGCGGCCTACAACCTATCGGCAGAACTCTGGCCTTGATGCTAACAAGGATGGGGTGATCACCAAAGCTGAAGCAGCCAGCAAAGTGCAGGCAAAACTGGAGCGCGGCCGCAAGCCGGAATACCTATGGGTGTCGCCATGAGCATGCTGATAGCCGAATTCTGGCCCTACATCGCCGGGGGGCTAGCAATCGTCCTGGCGTACTTTGGCGTGCGCCTCAAGGGTAAGTCTGACGGGCGCCAAGAGATCCGAGAGCAGATCAACAAGCAGGCGGTGGAAGCCGCCAAGGAAAGCCGCGATGTTCAAGCCAAGATTGATCGCATGGATGATGACACTGTTAGGTCTGAGTTTAATCGTCGCTGGGTGCGCCACAAGGGAAAGGGTGGGCAATGAGTTTTGCGCTCTGGCGCGCCCCTTCTACTTCTCCGAAGGTAGCCATTTGACGGTCGAAGACATGCGATATGTCATGGCTCATAACGAGCTTGGCGCCAGGCTGTGTGATTGGCCAGGGATGGATGACTAACCGCGGTCCTTGACCAGCCGGATCTCATCATCTGATCCTACTTCGCGCTCCCATGACCCGCAGCCCTGATCCGGAAAGGATGGGGCGATCTTGAATGCCGGATCTCGGCGGCAGAATGGCCTGCGTCCCTGGTCGGTAGTCTCGCCGTGCCAGTGCGTGCAGGTCCAGCAACCTCCGGGGTTGGCGGTGGGGTCTTTGAAGTAGGACATTCTGCGTCTAATACTCAGGAATCCGTCTAGGAATCATGCGACTCTATGGCCACCTAAGTAGCCATAGGTTATTAGACAGTTGACAGCACAAAGACCTTTTAAGTCAAACGGTTACGCAATTCTGCCGGCATGATGCTGCATCATGGGGGTGTGGCCCGGGTGGGCGTCGGCGGCGGTGTTTTGCGTTGCGGAATTCATGCCCGTGATTGTATCGGGCGCGTGAACCGCTGCGGGGAGGGACGGATGCTGGTTTTGTCCGGACCTCACTTGTTCATGATATTCCCCAACTTCTTGATCACCTCACGCTCGGTTTCCGCGCTGGCGTGGGCGGCCTTGGTGTAGCTCGCCGTATCCATGTACTGCGGCGATACGCCGGACTGGCGCAGCAGGGCCAGGAAGGCTTCGTCCTTGAGCGTGTCGCGGAAGGCGCCGTCGAGCTTGGCGATCACGGCCGGGTCCATGCCCTTGGGACCGGCGATGCCGAAGGGCGAGGTGTGCACCACGGGATAGCCGGCTTCCTTCAGGGTGGGGACGTCCGGCAGGTCGGGGGAACGCTTGTCGCCCAGCGACGCGAGGATGCGGACCTTGCCCGAGGCGACGTAGGGCAGGATGGTGCTGGCGCCGACCAGCACCTGGATGTGGCCGCCCAGCATGGCGGTCAGCGCGTCGGCGTCGCCCTTGTAGGGCACGTGGGTCCATTTGGCCTGGGCGGCTTCGCCCAGCTGCACCATGGCGATGTGCTGGCTGCTGTAGGCGCCCGGCGTGCCGTAGGAAATCGTGTCGGGCTTGGACTTGGCGTAGGCGACCAGGTCGTCCAGCGTCTTCCAGGGCGAGTCCGAGGCGACGGCGACGTAGTAGTTGTAGCCGGCGATCATCGAGATGTAGGTCAGGTCCTTGACCGGGTCGTAGCGCGTGCCGGTGATGTGCGGCATGCGGAAGATGCCGATGGGCACCATGGTGACGGTATAGCCGTCGGGCGCGGTGTTGAGCATCTGGGTCGCGCCCAGCGTGCCGTTGGCGCCAGTCTTGTTCTCGACCACCACGGTCTGGCCGAGGCGCTTGCCGGACTGCTCGGCCAGGGCGCGGCCGACCACGTCGGTGACGCCGCCGGCGGAGTACGGGATGATCAGGCGGATCGGATGATTGGGAAAGTCCTGCGCCAGCGCGGGGGCGCTGCCTGCACTTGCCAGGACCATCATGCTTGCTGCCAGGATCTTCTTCATGTCATTCCTCCTTTGTGTGCCGCCGGCTTGCCGGCCGTCTCCAGGTCTAGCGGGATGCCTGGTATTGAACGTCAATCGATGATGCGCGCGCGGCTTGCGCCGAAGCCGATGCGCTGGAAACCCTCGCGGCTGCAATGGGCCGTCAGGGTGACTTCGTCTCCGGCCTCCAGGAACAGCCGGGTTTCGCCCGAGGGCAGGGTAATGGGTTGCGTGCCGCCGTGCGTCAGTTCGAGCAGGCTGCCGTGGCCGCTGTCGTCGGGCGTGGAGATGGTGCCCGAGCCCAGCAGGTCGCCGGGGCGCAGGTTGCAGCCGCCCAGCGTGTGCTGCGCCACCATCTGCGCGGGCGTCCAGTACAGGTGGCGCGCGTCGGATGCCGACAGCTGGCGCGGCGCCTGCGCGCGTTCGCGCATGAGCGGCGTGGATAGCCACGCCTGCAACGCGATCTCCAGTCCGCCGCTGGCGGCATCCCTGGCGTCGCGCAGGTAGGGCAGCAGTTCGGGATCGGCGTCGCCGCGCGCCATCGCGGCGCGGCGGAACGGGGCCAGCGCCTCGCTGGTCACGATCCAGGGCGAAACCGTGGACGCGAAGTTCTTGCCCTGGAAGGGCCCCAGCGGCTGGTATTCCCAGGCCTGGATGTCGCGCGCGGACCAGTCGTTCAGCAGGCCGTAGCCGGCGATGTGGCCGGCGGCGAGCTCCAGCGGCACCGGCTCCCCGAGGGCATTGCCGGGGCCGATCCAGATGGCCAGTTCCAGTTCGAAGTCCAATTGCGCCGAGGGCCGGAAGGCCGGCGTATCGACGCCGGCCGCGATCCTGACCTGGCCGCGGGGCCGCCGCACGGGCGTGTCGGACGCGCAGATGGAGGACGCGCGGCCATGGTAGGCAATGGGCACGTGCTTGTAGTTCGGCATCAGCGGGTTGTTGGGGCGGAACAGCTTGCCCACGTGGCTTGCGTGATGGATGCCCGCATAGAAATCGGTGTAGTCGCCCACGTCCGCGGGCAGCAGCAGTTCGCACTGCGCTTGCGGGTGCAGCAGGCGCGCGGCATGGGCCTCATGCCGCGCGCGGCCAGGGTGTGCGGCGTCCAGCAGGGCGAACAGCGCGTGCCGCACAGCCTTGCGGGTGGGGCCGGGCAAAGCCATCCAGTCGTTGAGCCTGCGCGCCGACAGCGCTTGGCGTGCGACCGGGTCCAGTCCGTCCAGCAGGCCCAGTTCCACGGCGGCCTGGACATCCAGCACCTGTTCGCCGATGGCGACGCCGATTCGTGGTGCGCCGCCATCGTGGCGGAACACGCCCATCGGCAGGTTCTGCACCGGGAAATCCGGATGGCCGTCGGCGCCGTCGACCCAGCTCTGGGCGGTGGGCGCGTGGGTGTGGTCCAGCATCGTGTACTCCTCGCGGGCATTGTCGGTATGGCTGCGCGCCGCTGCCCGGCCTGCGCGCATGTTCGTGAGGTCGTCGTCGCCGCTTCAGGCCGCGGTCGTGCCGCCGTCCATGGCCCAGGCCACGCCGCGGACTTCGTCGGCGTCGGGCGAACAGAAGAACTCGCACAGCCCGGCGATTTGCTCCAGGGTGACGAACTTGCCCGAGGGCTGGCGCAGGCCCAACAGTTTGTTGGTGGCTGCGGCATTGTCCAGGCCGTCACGTTCGGCCAGTGCGTCGATCTGCTTCTGCACCAGCGGCGTGTGTACCCAGCCGGGGCAGATGGCGTTGCAGGTGATGGCGGTCTGCGCGGTTTCCAGCGCCACCGATTTGGTGAGGCCGATCAAGCCGTGCTTGGTGGCGTTGTAGCCGGTCTTGCCGGCGCGGCCGCGCAAGCCGCTGATGGATGCCATGTTGACGATGCGGCCCCAGTTGCGTGCGCGCATGGCAGGCAGTGCGGTGCGTATGGTGTGGAAGCTGGCGGACAGGTTGACCGCGATCATGTCGTCCCACTTGTCGACCGGAAAGGCTTCGATCTGGCTGACGTGCTGGATGCCGGCGTTGTTGACCAGGATGTCCAGCGCGCCGTAGGCCTGGTTCAACTCGGCCATCATGGCCTCGATCTCGGCCGGCTTGCGCAGGTCGCAGGGCTGGAAACGGACCGGCACGCCATAGGTATCGCGGAATTCGGCGCAGAGCGCGTCGGCCGCCGAAGCGTCGGCCAGGCCGTTGAGCACCAGGGTCGCGCCGGAGCGCGCCAGGCGCCGCGCTACCGCCAGGCCGATGCCGCTGGTCGAACCGGTTACCAGGGCCACCCGCCCCGAAAGATCAGCCATGCTTGTCTCCACGCTGTGTCGTTATGGAATGCGTGGCAGGTTAGGGCGTGGGGATTGAGTCGTCCAATTTATTATCGATGCATGATTTATATTCGTAGAATATTAATAGCCGGCACCCTCAGAACCGCTCATGGAATTGCGCCATCTGCAGAGCTTCATGGTCCTCGCCACGGAGCTGAACTTCACGCGGGCCGCCTTGCGCCTGCACATCGCCCAACCGCCCTTGAGCCAGCGCATCCGCGAACTCGAAGACGAGCTGGGCGTGAAGCTGTTCGACCGCAGCACGCGCAAGGTGACGCTGACGGTGGCGGGCCGCGTGTTCCTGGACAGCATCCAGCCCATGTTCCGGCAGCTTGACGGCGCCGTGGAGGCTTGCCGCAAGGCTGGCCGGGGCGAGACCGGCAGCCTGCGGCTGGGCTATACCGGACGCGCCAGCCATGTGCGCCTGCCGGGGCTGGTGCGCGATTGCCGGCGCCATTACAGCGATATCGCGCTGGACATCCAGGGGCCGCTGCCCACGGGCGAGTTGCGCCTGAAGCTGCTGGACGGCACGCTGGATGCGGCGCTGTGCTTTCTGCCCCTGGAGGGCAAGCACATCGCGTCGCACGAGTTCATGCTCAGCGAGTTTTCCATTGCGCTGGCGGACGCGCATCCATTGGCCGCCAAGGCCGAATTGCGTGTCGCGGATCTGGCGCAAGAACCATTCATCGCCTATCCCTCGGGCAAGGGCTTCCACTTGCGCGACGCCATGGATGCGATCTGCCTGGAGGCGGGTTTCCTGCCGCGCGTGCTGCGGGAAACGGAGGCGTCCCAAACCCTGCTGTGCCTGGTCGCGGCTGGCACCGGCGTGGCCATCATTCCGCGCGACATCGAATCCTTCAACATGGAGGGCGTGATGTTCCGCCCGTTGCCGGCGGACGCCCCTAAGCTGCAGCACGGCATTGCTTGGCTGGAGACCAACCAGAATCCGGCGTTAGGGCGTCTGTTGGCGTTGTGCGGCGTCGGGGGCGTGGCGGGGTAGGGGGCCTGTCCGCGCTTGCTCCTGGCCGGCCGCAAACGGCACAATCGCAGCGCGCGGCCCTGTTTCCGCCGCCGGAGTCTCTTATCCATGCAGGTTCTATCCGTCCCGGCCACGCTGGACGCCAGCGAGCGCATCACCATCACCAGCGGCCCGCACCAGGCCGAATTCGCGCCGGGCGGCGGCGGCCGCCTGACCCGGTTGTCCACCGGCGCGCATGACTGGATCGTGCCCCTGACCGACACGCAGTGGCCCGCCGGACGCTGGCCGCGGGCGGGCTCCTATCCGCTGGCGCCTTACTCCAACCGCATCCGCGACGGCGTGTTCACCTTCAACGGCGCCAGGCACGCATTGCAGTCCGTACCCGGCCGGCCCCATGCGATCCATGGTGCAGGCCTGTATCAGCCGTGGCGCGTGCGCAGCCACAGTCCGGACAGCGTCGACCTGGTGCTGGAGCAGCCCGCCGGCGTGCTGGGCTGGCCCTGGCCCTTCGAATGCGTGCAGCGCTATCAGCTGGACGCGCGCGGCCTGAGCGTGGCGCTTGCCATCGTCAATCTCGGCGACACGCCCATGCCTTGCGGCCTGGGCCTGCATCCCTATTTCACGGCCGAGCGGGTCACGCTGCATGCGCGCCGCGAGTGGGCGGCGGACGCCGACGGCCTGCCCACCGGCAGCAAGGCCGTTCATGTGCGCGAACTGCGGCGTTCGGCCAGCGGCTGCGATACCTATCTGTCGCAGTGGGAAGGGCGAGCCACCCTGCATTGGCCCGATAGGCATCAGTTGTCGCTGCACGCCGACCCGGCGTTTGCGCATCTGGTGGTCTACACGGCGGGCGGTTCGGATTTTCTGTGCGTCGAGCCGGTCACCAACGTGGCCGATGCATTCAACCTTGCGGCGGCCGGCGAAGCCCGTACCGGCATGCGGACGCTCGAGCCCGGCGCGCGCTTTGCCGCGACCGCGTTGTTCGGCCTGGAGCCGCCTCGGGCTGCGCGTTCCTGATGCCTGCAAGCGGCGCTTTGAAAGCGCCGCCGCCTGCGGCGATAATCCGGGCAAACCAAGTCCAGGAGTCCTTCGATGAAAAAGCTCAGCACCGAACAATTGCAGGCCGCGGCCGAGACGCTGCGCCGCGTGCAGGCGAGGCTGGCGC
The sequence above is drawn from the Achromobacter xylosoxidans genome and encodes:
- a CDS encoding LysR family transcriptional regulator codes for the protein MELRHLQSFMVLATELNFTRAALRLHIAQPPLSQRIRELEDELGVKLFDRSTRKVTLTVAGRVFLDSIQPMFRQLDGAVEACRKAGRGETGSLRLGYTGRASHVRLPGLVRDCRRHYSDIALDIQGPLPTGELRLKLLDGTLDAALCFLPLEGKHIASHEFMLSEFSIALADAHPLAAKAELRVADLAQEPFIAYPSGKGFHLRDAMDAICLEAGFLPRVLRETEASQTLLCLVAAGTGVAIIPRDIESFNMEGVMFRPLPADAPKLQHGIAWLETNQNPALGRLLALCGVGGVAG
- a CDS encoding acyltransferase family protein codes for the protein MTNRNASSTPFVWAAFFSLLVAYIGAAVLSPKLTPLFFGKSITSLTISPVPSDNPAAKSSEIWLAKSSQQVTADPQKWLDKGDKFVSTGDPSSPLTVTFQPGELKPIVITRSAWSGAAKITVGGQSTTYDLYSANDSPVTIRLEDLLIGSRSTRAIWGWSIMAALFLGSFCILTAIFRRGWVISAVAGHAFESKNIAYSSRLDHLRFIAAALVIYYHSHTDAFGLGRSTYNPLRAFVEQGHTGVALFMVLSGYLLTSIGWGRHLNYFEFMRNRVLRIYPLYLLCVIFMLTGWKDRYTFEQALSLFFPFVNSLAHVDLPAFGHLWTIAVELQFYLLFPFLLLFATKYGVKYLLGILAIFIFFKYAYWTWNGTVTNAAYLTLLGRMDQFLIGMMLAIFAKHFIKPGFTLSPLYLAASLVFLGGVMSWFGGNGGMVGSLGNSIFMVFWPATEAIAWGALIVTYAHAALRLPSWYDSPLARLGQLSFSIYCLHYVVIGVTKNIWAPTGLYQGSLSDLLVHVTMLTVPAVVLVCMFTYGLVEAPFLQLRKKYTDSAEKAAVA
- a CDS encoding Bug family tripartite tricarboxylate transporter substrate binding protein; translation: MKKILAASMMVLASAGSAPALAQDFPNHPIRLIIPYSAGGVTDVVGRALAEQSGKRLGQTVVVENKTGANGTLGATQMLNTAPDGYTVTMVPIGIFRMPHITGTRYDPVKDLTYISMIAGYNYYVAVASDSPWKTLDDLVAYAKSKPDTISYGTPGAYSSQHIAMVQLGEAAQAKWTHVPYKGDADALTAMLGGHIQVLVGASTILPYVASGKVRILASLGDKRSPDLPDVPTLKEAGYPVVHTSPFGIAGPKGMDPAVIAKLDGAFRDTLKDEAFLALLRQSGVSPQYMDTASYTKAAHASAETEREVIKKLGNIMNK
- a CDS encoding aldose 1-epimerase encodes the protein MQVLSVPATLDASERITITSGPHQAEFAPGGGGRLTRLSTGAHDWIVPLTDTQWPAGRWPRAGSYPLAPYSNRIRDGVFTFNGARHALQSVPGRPHAIHGAGLYQPWRVRSHSPDSVDLVLEQPAGVLGWPWPFECVQRYQLDARGLSVALAIVNLGDTPMPCGLGLHPYFTAERVTLHARREWAADADGLPTGSKAVHVRELRRSASGCDTYLSQWEGRATLHWPDRHQLSLHADPAFAHLVVYTAGGSDFLCVEPVTNVADAFNLAAAGEARTGMRTLEPGARFAATALFGLEPPRAARS
- a CDS encoding 3-hydroxybutyrate dehydrogenase — protein: MADLSGRVALVTGSTSGIGLAVARRLARSGATLVLNGLADASAADALCAEFRDTYGVPVRFQPCDLRKPAEIEAMMAELNQAYGALDILVNNAGIQHVSQIEAFPVDKWDDMIAVNLSASFHTIRTALPAMRARNWGRIVNMASISGLRGRAGKTGYNATKHGLIGLTKSVALETAQTAITCNAICPGWVHTPLVQKQIDALAERDGLDNAAATNKLLGLRQPSGKFVTLEQIAGLCEFFCSPDADEVRGVAWAMDGGTTAA
- the fahA gene encoding fumarylacetoacetase; translated protein: MRAGRAAARSHTDNAREEYTMLDHTHAPTAQSWVDGADGHPDFPVQNLPMGVFRHDGGAPRIGVAIGEQVLDVQAAVELGLLDGLDPVARQALSARRLNDWMALPGPTRKAVRHALFALLDAAHPGRARHEAHAARLLHPQAQCELLLPADVGDYTDFYAGIHHASHVGKLFRPNNPLMPNYKHVPIAYHGRASSICASDTPVRRPRGQVRIAAGVDTPAFRPSAQLDFELELAIWIGPGNALGEPVPLELAAGHIAGYGLLNDWSARDIQAWEYQPLGPFQGKNFASTVSPWIVTSEALAPFRRAAMARGDADPELLPYLRDARDAASGGLEIALQAWLSTPLMRERAQAPRQLSASDARHLYWTPAQMVAQHTLGGCNLRPGDLLGSGTISTPDDSGHGSLLELTHGGTQPITLPSGETRLFLEAGDEVTLTAHCSREGFQRIGFGASRARIID
- a CDS encoding lytic transglycosylase domain-containing protein; amino-acid sequence: MAFESAETFSPSIYNAAGSGAVGLIQFMPTTARSLGTATGNLAALSAVDQLDWVEKYFQPYKGRLKTLSDVYMAILWPAAIGKPESSSLWAQSERPTTYRQNSGLDANKDGVITKAEAASKVQAKLERGRKPEYLWVSP